In Nodosilinea sp. PGN35, the genomic stretch GCCGGGTCTAAAATCACCGGCTCGCCGCCTGTCGTCACCGCCGCATTGCCCGACCACAGATCGCCGTGCACCAGGGCCGGGGCCGGGTCGTGGCCCGCCAGCAGCTCGCCCAGCGCCATCAGCAGCTCGTGCTGACGCGGAAACCGCCCGCCCCGCCGCCCCGCCAGGCGAAACTGGTGGCGCAGGCGATGCTCGCGGTAAAACTCCAGCCAGGTGGCCGTCCAGGGGTTGGGCTGGGGGGTGGCCCCAATGGTGTTGCCCTGGTGCCAGCCAAAGCCTTTTTTGTGGGTCACCCGGTGCATCGCCGCCAGAGCCTCGCCCATGCGGCCCCAGGCATCGCCGCCGCCGCCCAGCTCTAGCCACTCCATCGCAATGTAGGCCGAGCCATCCACCGTGCCCCAGGCGATTGGCTTGGGCACGCGAATGGTCTGGCTGTCGTACATGTCCTTCAGGCCCAGGGCCTCGGCCTCAAACATGGCCACCTGCGCCGCCTGGTTGAGCTTGATAAAAAACGACTGGCTGCCGTCGCTCACCTGGTAAGCCCGATTGATGCAGCCGCCCCCTACCGATTGCCGGTCGGCGATGGCAAAGGCCGTGCCGGTTCTAGCACTAATATGCTGGGCGATCGCAGTCCACATAGCCCCTCCCTAAGCCGCTGGCTGTAGGGCAACCACGCCGTAGGCCTCACTGGAGAGGTAACACTGGGCCGCCTGCCGCACATCGTCTACCCCCAGGTTCTGAATGTAGGTCGGATACCTGAGCCCCTCGGCAATATCGCCCGTGAGCGTGTGGTAGTAGCCGTAGAGCCCAGCGCGATCGCTGGGGGTTTCGTTGGCAAAAATAAATCGGTTGGCCACCTGGGTTTGCACCCGGCGCAGCTCGGCAGGGCTCACGGGCTCTGCCATGACCGTGGCGATGTGCCGGGCGATCGCCCCCTCCACCTGATCTAGATGCTCAGTGGGCAGCTGGGCCGACACCATAAACACGCCCTGGTGGGCCAGGGTCATGTTGCTACAGCTAATGCTGGTCACCAGCTTGCGCTCTTCCCGCAGATCGCGCACCAGGCGAGAGGTCAGCCCCCGGCCCAAAATTGAGGCCAAAATATCTAGGCCGTAGGTCTCTTCGAGGTTGGCGACACCGGGCACCCGCCAGGCCATCACCAGCCGCGCCTGGGTCATAGCCGCATCGACATGTACAGCCCGCCGCACCGTAGCGAAGGGGGCCTCCAGATCCCCAGGCAGCAGCGGCTTAAACCGCTCAATGGAGTCGTTCGTAGCCAGTGCCGTAGGGCGCTGGGCTGCGGCCTGTTCAAAGCCTTCGGCCACCGTGGCGATCAGGGTTTCGACCGGCAGGTTGCCCACGGCTACCGCCGTCATGCTTTGAGGTTGGTACCAGGTGCTGTGGAACTCGCGCATTTGGGCTGGGGTAAGCCCTGCGACTACCGCTGTCGGCCCCAGTACCGGACGGCGGTAGGGCAGTCGGTCAAACACCAGCTCCATGGTGCGGGAGTAGGTGCGGCGGCGGGGGTTATCGTCGGCGCGGCGAATCTCTTCTAAAATTACCGGGCGCTCGCGCTCAAAGTCCTGGTCGCTGAGGCGCGGAGCCATCACCATTTGAATTTGCAGCGGGGCCAGGGTGGCAAAGTCTTGGGGGGCGGTGGTGATGTAGTACTTGGTGTAGTCTTGGCTGGTGGCGGCGTTGGTCAAAGCACCCCGCTCCTCTACCTGGCGCTCAAAGTCGCCGCAGCGTAGCTGCTGAGTGCCCTTGAAAATCATGTGCTCCAGGAAGTGAGCCATCCCGTTGATGGCGTCGCTTTCTACCGCCGAGCCCACCCGCAGCCACAGGCTCAAATTGACCACCTCCAGGGGCATTTGCTCAGCGATCACCGTAAGGCCGTTGGGCAGGCGGCGAATGGTGGGTGATACCAGGCGGGAGGGCAGATCTGCGGTTGCTGAGAGCAAAGCCATAGCAATAACGGGCCATCAGAAAAGACACTCAGCTTATACGGACTAAGCTTTGAATATCTTAACGACTCAATCCCCGGTCTGGCGTCAGGCGAGAAAAATCGTTTTAGCCAGTTTTTGAGCGGATTTGCTGGGCTGCAAGGCGTTAAGCAGGTCGCCTCAAGAAAAAATTGCCCGGCAGCTCGCGAGAACTATCTAAAACTCTGGAACTATCGGGGGGCGAATTCTGCGTCCATGGATCGGTCGAACCTGCTGCTGCCCTGGGCTAACCGCTACCTTGGGCTAGTACTTGACCCAGCTGATTCTGACAGGGGCCAGCCGTTCTGGGTGCAGGGTGAAAGGTATACGGTCTACGGCTCGCCTTGAACCTGAAACCGTGAACCGTATACCCCGCCGACCCGTCATCTTTAGCTTGGCCGTCTACTAGCCTGCGCTTGGGCAGAGGAAGCTCGGCAGGTTGTGCCGAGTGAAATCCTTCCTTTAGGAGAGGGCAGAATGAGAAAACTCAATGGATCTCAATGGCCCATTATTCCGAAAGTAATGTAAATTCCTGGTATGCGGACTGCCTTGGGGAGGTCACATGGGAACCTGGATTAAAGAAACCGACATCGCCATCTATCTGATGCAGGGAGGCTATTGGATCTCTCGCATCACAAAGTATCCATCCAGCAACAACCCTAAGGAGCAGGTGGTCAATATCGGCAGCATCAAGTCGTGGTTTCAGCGCCCTGACTACCCCCGCGCTATGACGGTGTCGATTGGCACGGGAGCCCCTGAGCCCCAGCCCATGCCGCCGCCGCCGCCGCCGCCGCCGCCGCCGCCACCGGGCAACACCATCAACGCGGCGGGTCTAGAAATCGTGAAGGGGTTTGAGGGGCTGAGTCTCAGCGCCTATCCTGACCCTGGCACTGGCGGCGAACCCTGGACGATTGGCTACGGCCATACCTCTGCGGCGGGGCCACCGCAGGTCTCTCGGGGGCTCACCATTACCCGGGCTGAAGCCGAAGAGATTCTCAAGCGCGACCTCAAAAAGTACGAAAAAGCCGTAACCGATGCCGTGACCCGGCCCTTGACCAGCGACCAATTTTCGGCGCTGGTGTCGTTTACGTTTAACGTTGGCCCCGGCAATTTGCAGTCGTCTACCCTGCTGCGCATGCTCAACGCTGGAGACATAGCTGGCGCGTCTGAGGAGTTTGCCAAGTGGGTGTACGCCGGGGGCAATGTGATGCCCGGTTTGCAGCGCCGCCGCCGGGCTGAGCGGGCTCTGTTTCGCAGCGAAAACTGGCAGCAGTTTCTCTAGGGGCTAATCTCCTTAGGCTACGGATGGGCCAGAATCAGCGGTTCCAGCCCCGGCTGGTAGACGGGCTGGGGTGTGCCCATGCCCATGGCATCGTGACGTTAGCCAGAATTGATGCCCCGCCCTAGGGGAGGCAGTCTTGGCCCCAGGAGTTTGGGAAGGTGTCCCCGGTGCGATCGCACCGGGGGCAATTGATGCCGTCGGCTGTCCGACCCTTGAGTCGCTGGGGCCTCAGTCGGTTGGCTACGATGTAGCTGTAGCCAGTCCGGTTGAGACATTTTCTAGATGAACGTTCAAACGTCTGAGCGTTTTGGAGTTTTTTGGGCGTCCTACCGGCGTGACCTTGGCTGTAGAAACCATTAAGACCTGTGAATCGCTACCCCAGTAACCGGTCTCAAGGTGGGAAAAATGAGCAGGAAATGATTCTGGTACGCGTGGCCTCGATATCCCGTAGAGTCTCTCAGCTAAAAACATTTCTTCGCAGAACGCGCGTGGCCCCAGGGCCGACTGCGGTGAGAATCCGGAAAGTCTTTAGTTGAAACACTCTTAGGCTGCTTTCGCCCCTAAGAACGTAGTGTATGACCGATGATTGGACTGCTTCACCCGACCCCGATCGCCTAGCCGCCGTCGCCCGGTCGGTTGATAGCCACCCCAGTGACCTGCAAGCCTCGGAGCAGCATTTTTGGGCCGTGCTGGAAACCATGGCGCTGGCAGGGCTGGTGGTCGATGGCAACGGTTGTATTCTGCTGTGCAATGACTACCTACTCAACCTGACGGGCTGGCAGCACCACGAGGTGATCGGCGGCAGCTGGCTGGAGCTATTCATTCCCTTAGACCATCGGCGGGCGCTGAGCGATCTGTTTCAGTCGGCCCTGGGCCAGGGCCGCTGCCCCGCCCACTACGAAAACGAAATTCTCACCCGCAGCGGCGATCGCCGCCTGATCGCCTGGAACAACACCTGCCTGCTCAGTGCCGATGGCCGCGTGCGGCGCATTACCAGCATTGGCCAAGATATTACTGCTCAGCGCCAGGCCGCTCAGCGCCTGCGGGACAGCGACCGTCTTCAGCGGGTGACTGCCAACCTGCCGGGGGCCGTGCTGCGCTACGTGCTGCACCCCTCCGGGGCCGACGACATCACCTACGTCAGCCAGGGCTGTGTCGATGTGTGGGAGCTAGAGCCCAGCCAGTTCAAGGGCCAGCCCCAGCGACTGTGGCAGACCATGCATCCCGACGATCGCGCGATCGTGCGGGGGCTGCTGCAACATTCAGCCGACACCCTCACCCCCTGGTTTTGCGAGTGGCGGTTGCTGACCCCATCGGGACAGCAGAAGTGGCTTCAGGGTATAGGCCGCCCTGACCCCTTACCCAACGGCGACATCGCCTGGGAGATGGTGGTGCTCGATGTCAGCGACAGCAAGCGGCTTGATGCCGAACGCAAGCAAACCGAGCAGGCCCTGGTCAGCGCCAACCTCCAGATGCAGGCATTTATTGACAATGCCCCAGCCCTAGTCAGCATTTTTGACGCCAACGGACGCTACCTGCGGGTCAACCGGGCCACTGCTAGCCAGTTTGACCTCCACCCAGAGCAGATGGTGGGGCGTTCCTTTGCCGATCTGCTGCCGCCCTCGGTGGCGAGCATGTTTATGGAGCGGGTGCAGCACATTGTTGCCACCCAGACTCCGCTCACGGTAGAAGATACCCTGCACTTGGGGGAAGCGCAGCGGGTCTTTAGCTCGGTGCTGTTTCCGGTCAGCCGGGGGGCTGATGGTCTCCCCCTTCTGGGGGCGGTGGCTACGGAGATTACGCCCCTGGTGGAGGCCCAGGCTGCCCTGCGTCGCCAGGCCGAAGAGGAACGCCTGATTCGCACCATTACCCAGCATATTCATCAATCGCTGGAGGTCAATCAGATTTTGCAGACCACCGTCACCGAAGTGCGGCAGTTTTTGCAGACTGACCGGGTGCTGATCTACCGGTTTAACCCCGACCTCAGCGGCACCATGGTAGTTGAAGCGGTGCTGTCCCCCTGGGCGGCTACCCTCGGCCTTACCATTGAAGACACCTGTTTTCGCACCAGGCCGAGCCTGGCCCACCGCTACCGTCAGGGGCACACCCACCACATCGACAACCTCCAGGAAGCCAATCTTGACCCCTGTTACCGTGACCTGCTGGCGAGTTTTCAGGTGCGGGCCAACCTGGTGGTGCCGATCAACTGCGGCGGTGAGCTGTGGGGGCTGCTGTGCGCCCACCACTGTCGGGGGCCCCGCCTCTGGCAGCCGGGGGAGCGCGCCCTGCTGGCCCAGCTGGCCGACCAGGTGGCCATTGCCCTCCAGCAGAGTCAGCTGCTGGCTCAGACCGCTGCCCTAGCCCAGCAGGAACAGCTGCTCAACAACATTATCAATGCCATTAGCGACAGTCCGGCCCTGGAGACCTTGCTCCAGCGGGCGGCGACTGAAATGCTGCACTCCTTCCAGGCAAGTCGCGGTTTGGTGATTCTCTGCCAGGCCACCGATGCCTTTTTGGTGCATACCACCACGGCCAGTGTGCCCGGCATTGACGCTTTGCAGGGCCAGAAAGTACCGATCGCAGGCAATCCCCACGCCCAGCAGGTGCTCACCCAGGAGCTGCCGGTGGTGGTGGACGATGTCAGGGCGGCTCCGACCCTGGTACCCAATCTAGCCCTGGCCCAAAAGCTAGGCATCGGCGCTATATTGGCCGTCTCCATCCGCTATCGGGACGTGGTGAAAGGTATTTTGAGCGTGCACCAGTGCCCTGGCCCCCGCCGCTGGAGCGAGGCCGAAATCAAGCTGATCAAACGGCTGGCCGACCATCTGGCGATCGCCATTCACCAGGCCGAGCTCTACACCCAGGCCCAGCTCGAGCTGGCGGAGCGCAAACGCCTGGAGGCCCAGCTGCGCTACGACGCCTCCCACGATCGCCTGACGGGGCTTCCCAACCGCACCCTGTTTCTAGAGCGTCTGGCCGAGGCGATCGAACAGCTGCACCAGCACTGTCAGCAGCACCCGCCGCTGACGGCGGCAGACACGCCCCCGGCTTCCCCGGAGACTGCCCTGGCCACCGACCCCGACCCCTGCTGCGCCCGACAGTTTGCGCTGCTGTTTCTCGATCTCGATCGCTTTAAGGTGATCAACGACAGCTTGGGCCATGCCATCGGCGATCAGCTGCTCCAGGTGGTCGCCCAGCGGCTGCAAACCTGCCTGCGGCCGACGGATGTGGCGGCTCGTCTAGGGGGCGACGAGTTTGTGGTGCTGCTAAACGATCTCAGCGATGCGGCGATCGCCATCGGCCTGGCCCGGCGCATTCACACCATTCTCGAAGCCCCGGTGCTGCTGGAGGGCCACGAAGTCTTCATCCATGCCAGTATTGGCATTGCCCTCAGCTCCACCGCCTACACCGACCCCAACCAGGTGCTGCGCGACGCCGACATTGCCATGTACAAAGCCAAGGGCAGCAGCCGCGAGTACGCTATTTTTAACGCCCCCATGCACGCCCTGGTGATGCAGCAGATGGAGCTGGAAAATGACCTGCGCCGAGCCCTTGAACGGGACGAACTGCGGCTGCACTACCAGCCCATTGTGAATCTAAAAACCAATGCGGTGCAGGGCTTTGAGTCCCTAGTGCGGTGGCAGCACCCCCGCCGGGGGCTGGTGTCTCCCTCAGACTTTATTCCCATGGCCGAGAACACCGGGTTCATTACTGCCCTCGACCTGTGGACCTTGAACGAAGCCTGTCGGCAGCTCAGCCACTGGCGGCAGGCATTTCCTCCCAGCCAGGCCCTCACCGTCAGCGTCAATCTCTCAGGCAAGCAGTTTGTGCGCCCCGACCTGATTCAGCAAATCGATGCCGCCCTGGCCCGCAACGGTCTCCAGGGGCAGCACCTCAAGATCGAAATCACCGAGAGTGTGCTGATTCAAAACGCTCAGATGGCCATTGACCTCCTCAAGCAGCTGCGCCAGCGACGCATCCAAATCTGCATGGACGACTTTGGCACGGGTTATTCGTCCCTCAGCTACCTGCACCGGTTTCCCATCGATGTGCTCAAAATTGATCAGTCGTTTGTTACCAACCTCTATCGCCCCGGCCCCAGCTCCGGCGACTACGAGATTGTCAAAGCGATTATCAGTTTGGCGACCAACCTCAATCTGACCGTGGTGGCCGAAGGCGTTGAAACCGCTGAGCAGGCCGCCTACCTGCGGGCCCACCGCTGCCAGGGGGGACAGGGCTACTACTTCTCTCGCCCGCTGTCGGTGGAGGCGGCCACGGCGTTGATCGCCCAAATGCCCCAGTCGGCCCAGGCTAAAACGGAAACGGCTTATAGGGAATCCACTGGGCCCACAGCTTAGCCAGGGTGCCATTCACAATCAGCTGGTTGAGGGCTTGGTTAAGCGCCTCTAGCAACTCCCGGTTGCCCGGCAGCACGCCAATGCCAAAGGGACATTGGGTCGGCAGCTGAAAGGCAACCCGCAGGCTAGTGGTGTCGGCCTCGGCGGTGAGCAGCAGCAGGGCATCGCCCACCAGGGCATCGATCTCACCTCGACCCAGGGCGGTCAGCAGGTTGGGGCGGGTGTGGTCTGCCCCCCGAAAGGGTACCCACTCCAGGTCGGGCAGGGCCTCGGTTAAAGCCAGGGGAGTGCTGCCCGCAAGGGAGCCCAGGCGCTTGCCCACCAGGTCTGTCACCGTGTGGATGGCGCTGTCTTCGCGCACCAGCACGGCCTCATCGAAGCGCCCGTAGGGGCGGGTGAAATCGGCCCAGGCGCGCCGATCTTGGGTGATGGCCTGGCTAAACCACACCACGTCGTAATCGCCGGAGCTGAGGGTGGGGTAAAACTGCTCGGGGGGGCAGTCAAACCAGACCGGCGTCAGCTCCAGCACCTCGCCCACGGCTCGGGCCACGGCGGGCTCATACCCAAGGCGATCGCCGTCTTGCAAAAAGCTCATTGGTCGGGCATCGAAGTCACTGGCAATAATCGAAAGCTGCCCAGGGCGAACGGTGGTAAAGTCCATGACCAGGTAAAAGGAACGTAGGGCTATTGTGACACCAAACCCAGTCCTCCCATGAGGGCGATCGCCCCCCACAGCCTGGCCGCTTGAAATCGCCCTCTATTCGTGGAATGGTGAAGGGAGTTCTGCACGCGTCCGCGAGAGTTGAATGACTGTTGGTAATCCTGCTTCTGATCCGGCCTTTGAACCCCTGCGCCAGTTTCGACCGCTGTTGCTCAAGGCCCACAAAATTTTGATGGATGCTGAGAAAGACCGCTATGAGGCCAGCCACGGGGCGATCGCTAACAAGGGCGACTACCTGCGCCTGGTGCTCAGCCACGAGCAGTTTAGCTGGCTACGGCCCATTTCTCAGCTCATTGTGCAGATTGATGAGGTGCTGATGGCAAAGCAGCCCCAGCCCCTGGAGCGCGGCCCCGAGCTGCTCAGCCAGGCCCGCCATCTGCTCTACGACACCGAAATTGGCCAAGCGTTTCAAGATCGCACCCAGCTGGTGGCCCAACGCGATCCCGAAATGGCGGCGATGGCTCAGCGGCTAGACGAACTCATGCAGCCCTACGGCTCGCCGCCGGGGGACAGCCCAAGCTAATCGACACCACCCACGTGCAAGCGCCCAACCTGTGCAAAGATAATAGGGCTACAAAAAAGTAAGACTCCACCTGGGTGCCAGGCGCTAGGGAGGATTGAGTAAGAGCGAGTGTGTGCTATGAATGTTGGCGAACGCGTCCGAATCAAAGAGTCGGTTATTTTTTATCACCACCCGCTACACCGCAACGAAGCCTTTGATGCCAAGGGGCTAGAGGGGGTCGTTATCAATATTCTTACCGACTACAAGGGCCGCCCCATCAGCCCTAACTTTCCGGTTCAGGTAGAGTTTGCCGTCGAGGGAGCCAAACGCCCCCTGCGTGCCCACCTCAAGCGAGAGGAGCTAGAGGTGCTCTAGTACCGGTAGCCGGACGGATGTATGGTCTTGCCCGTGAACAGCAGGTCGCAAGAGAACCCTTGATGACACGCCCTAGGCAGAGCGGCGGTTAAACCAGGTCAGCAGATTGACTTCCGATCGCATTTGCTCCAGGTCGCGCTGGTTTTCGGCGGCCACCTGGTAATACCACTGGCAATAGGCCTCTAGCCTGGCCCGGTGCTCCACCTCCAGGCGAAAGTCTTGGGCCGCCTGCTGAAGTTTCAGGTAGTCGCTGACCTCCTGGGGCGTAGCCAGCGATCGCGGCGATAGGTATTCAAACATAGCGGCCCAGCGTGACACAGAGTTATCATAGCCCGCCTGTTTGGCGGATAGGGTGGCTGGCGTGACCAGTGCTGAGTTTTGAGTTTTGAATTTTAAGTTTTAGATTCCTGCCCAAACCCATAACTCAGCCCTCAACCTTCAAAACTCAAAACTTAAAACTCAAAACTTGCTCTCCTCCCCGCTCCCCCAAAGTGCCGCCACGGCCAGCCCGCCCCAGCCCGCCATCAGCGCCGCACCGCCGATTGGGGCCACCGCCCCCAACACGCCTTGCCCCGTGAGCGCTAGGGCGTAGAGGCTGCCCGAAAACACGACCGTACCGGCGATCATGGCCCAGCCGGAGGCGGTGAGTAAGCCTGGCGCACCGAGGCCCTGGGAGCGTACCAGGGCCACCAGCAGCAGGGCCAGGGCGTGGTACATCTGGTAGCGGGCGGCGGTTTCAAACACCGCCAGCAGGCGATCGCTGAGCTGGGGCTGGAGGGCGTGGGTAGCAAAGGCCCCCGCAGCTACGGCGGTGCCGCCGAACACCGCTGCGATCGCAATCCAGAGCCGCTCCACAGTCAT encodes the following:
- a CDS encoding fructosamine kinase family protein yields the protein MWTAIAQHISARTGTAFAIADRQSVGGGCINRAYQVSDGSQSFFIKLNQAAQVAMFEAEALGLKDMYDSQTIRVPKPIAWGTVDGSAYIAMEWLELGGGGDAWGRMGEALAAMHRVTHKKGFGWHQGNTIGATPQPNPWTATWLEFYREHRLRHQFRLAGRRGGRFPRQHELLMALGELLAGHDPAPALVHGDLWSGNAAVTTGGEPVILDPATYYGDREVDIAMTELFGRFPAAFYEAYNAAYPLDAGYKTRKTLYNLYHILNHFTLFGGSYESQANRMIDQLLR
- a CDS encoding pitrilysin family protein, giving the protein MALLSATADLPSRLVSPTIRRLPNGLTVIAEQMPLEVVNLSLWLRVGSAVESDAINGMAHFLEHMIFKGTQQLRCGDFERQVEERGALTNAATSQDYTKYYITTAPQDFATLAPLQIQMVMAPRLSDQDFERERPVILEEIRRADDNPRRRTYSRTMELVFDRLPYRRPVLGPTAVVAGLTPAQMREFHSTWYQPQSMTAVAVGNLPVETLIATVAEGFEQAAAQRPTALATNDSIERFKPLLPGDLEAPFATVRRAVHVDAAMTQARLVMAWRVPGVANLEETYGLDILASILGRGLTSRLVRDLREERKLVTSISCSNMTLAHQGVFMVSAQLPTEHLDQVEGAIARHIATVMAEPVSPAELRRVQTQVANRFIFANETPSDRAGLYGYYHTLTGDIAEGLRYPTYIQNLGVDDVRQAAQCYLSSEAYGVVALQPAA
- a CDS encoding lysozyme; its protein translation is MPPPPPPPPPPPPGNTINAAGLEIVKGFEGLSLSAYPDPGTGGEPWTIGYGHTSAAGPPQVSRGLTITRAEAEEILKRDLKKYEKAVTDAVTRPLTSDQFSALVSFTFNVGPGNLQSSTLLRMLNAGDIAGASEEFAKWVYAGGNVMPGLQRRRRAERALFRSENWQQFL
- a CDS encoding EAL domain-containing protein — encoded protein: MTDDWTASPDPDRLAAVARSVDSHPSDLQASEQHFWAVLETMALAGLVVDGNGCILLCNDYLLNLTGWQHHEVIGGSWLELFIPLDHRRALSDLFQSALGQGRCPAHYENEILTRSGDRRLIAWNNTCLLSADGRVRRITSIGQDITAQRQAAQRLRDSDRLQRVTANLPGAVLRYVLHPSGADDITYVSQGCVDVWELEPSQFKGQPQRLWQTMHPDDRAIVRGLLQHSADTLTPWFCEWRLLTPSGQQKWLQGIGRPDPLPNGDIAWEMVVLDVSDSKRLDAERKQTEQALVSANLQMQAFIDNAPALVSIFDANGRYLRVNRATASQFDLHPEQMVGRSFADLLPPSVASMFMERVQHIVATQTPLTVEDTLHLGEAQRVFSSVLFPVSRGADGLPLLGAVATEITPLVEAQAALRRQAEEERLIRTITQHIHQSLEVNQILQTTVTEVRQFLQTDRVLIYRFNPDLSGTMVVEAVLSPWAATLGLTIEDTCFRTRPSLAHRYRQGHTHHIDNLQEANLDPCYRDLLASFQVRANLVVPINCGGELWGLLCAHHCRGPRLWQPGERALLAQLADQVAIALQQSQLLAQTAALAQQEQLLNNIINAISDSPALETLLQRAATEMLHSFQASRGLVILCQATDAFLVHTTTASVPGIDALQGQKVPIAGNPHAQQVLTQELPVVVDDVRAAPTLVPNLALAQKLGIGAILAVSIRYRDVVKGILSVHQCPGPRRWSEAEIKLIKRLADHLAIAIHQAELYTQAQLELAERKRLEAQLRYDASHDRLTGLPNRTLFLERLAEAIEQLHQHCQQHPPLTAADTPPASPETALATDPDPCCARQFALLFLDLDRFKVINDSLGHAIGDQLLQVVAQRLQTCLRPTDVAARLGGDEFVVLLNDLSDAAIAIGLARRIHTILEAPVLLEGHEVFIHASIGIALSSTAYTDPNQVLRDADIAMYKAKGSSREYAIFNAPMHALVMQQMELENDLRRALERDELRLHYQPIVNLKTNAVQGFESLVRWQHPRRGLVSPSDFIPMAENTGFITALDLWTLNEACRQLSHWRQAFPPSQALTVSVNLSGKQFVRPDLIQQIDAALARNGLQGQHLKIEITESVLIQNAQMAIDLLKQLRQRRIQICMDDFGTGYSSLSYLHRFPIDVLKIDQSFVTNLYRPGPSSGDYEIVKAIISLATNLNLTVVAEGVETAEQAAYLRAHRCQGGQGYYFSRPLSVEAATALIAQMPQSAQAKTETAYRESTGPTA
- a CDS encoding ABC transporter substrate-binding protein, with the translated sequence MDFTTVRPGQLSIIASDFDARPMSFLQDGDRLGYEPAVARAVGEVLELTPVWFDCPPEQFYPTLSSGDYDVVWFSQAITQDRRAWADFTRPYGRFDEAVLVREDSAIHTVTDLVGKRLGSLAGSTPLALTEALPDLEWVPFRGADHTRPNLLTALGRGEIDALVGDALLLLTAEADTTSLRVAFQLPTQCPFGIGVLPGNRELLEALNQALNQLIVNGTLAKLWAQWIPYKPFPF
- a CDS encoding ferredoxin-thioredoxin reductase variable chain, whose amino-acid sequence is MNVGERVRIKESVIFYHHPLHRNEAFDAKGLEGVVINILTDYKGRPISPNFPVQVEFAVEGAKRPLRAHLKREELEVL
- a CDS encoding DUF423 domain-containing protein produces the protein MTVERLWIAIAAVFGGTAVAAGAFATHALQPQLSDRLLAVFETAARYQMYHALALLLVALVRSQGLGAPGLLTASGWAMIAGTVVFSGSLYALALTGQGVLGAVAPIGGAALMAGWGGLAVAALWGSGEESKF